Below is a genomic region from Coriobacteriia bacterium.
CACAACAGCTGGCCGAGCGACTCCCGCACAGCCTTCTGCACCACCGCGTGGTCGGTGACGCCCTCCGACTCCATCTTGCGCAGGGTGGCGGCGAGGCGCTCCTGGGCCAAGGCCATGAGCTCGGCCCCGTCCCCGCCCAGCGAGATGCCGCGCGTGACGAGCTCCGGTTCGCCCACGACGCGGCCGTTCTGCGCGTCGATGGCGATGACCACCGTGGCGATGCCGTCGCGCGCGAGCAGCCGGCGGTCGCGCAGCACGACCTGGCCGAGGTCGCCCACCGAGAGGCCGTCGACGTACACGACGCCGCTGTCCACGTGCTCGGATATGCGCGCGCCTCGCCCGTCGAACTCGAGGCAGTACCCGTTCTCCATGACGAACACGTTCTCCTCGGCCACTCCCACCGAGCGGGCCAGGGCGGCGTGCGCCTGCATGTGCCGCGTCTCGCCGTGGATCGGCACGAAGTAGGTCGGCTTCACCATGTTGAGCATCATCTTGAGCTCCTCGGCGGCGGCGTGCCCCGAGACGTGCACGTCGGCGTTGCCCTTGTGGAGCACGCGCGCGCCGGCCTTGGCCAGGCGGTTGATGACGCGGCTGACGGCCTTCTCGTTGCCCGGCACGGGCGAGGCGGAGATCACGACCGTGTCCCCCGCTTCGATCCGGACCGCCTTGTGGTCGCCGTTGGCCATGCGCGCGAGCGCCGAGAGCGGCTCTCCCTGGCTTCCGGTCGAGAGGACGACCACCTCTTCGGGCGCGAGGTCCTGCGCCTCGTAGGCGTCGAGGATGTCGTCGTCGTCGATGTGCAGGTAGCCCAGCTCGCGCGCGATCGCGGTGTTGTTGATCATCGAGCGCCCCGTCACGGCCACCTTACGTCCGCTCTCGACCGCCGCGTCGCAGACCTGCTGCACGCGGTGGATGTGGGAGGCGAACGAAGCGACGATGATGCGCTGCCGGGCCTCGGCGAAGATCCTGCGTAGCGTGGGGGCGATGCTCGCCTCGGGACGTGTGTACCCCGAGCCCTCGGCTCCGGTGGAGTCGCTCATCAGGAGCATGACCCCGGCCTTTCCCGCGCGCGTGAGCGCCCCGAAGTCCGTCAGTCGCCCGTCTATGGGCGTCTGGTCGAACTTGAAGTCCCCCGAGTGCAGGATGTTGCCCACCGGCGTTCGTATGAAGCACGCGACGCCGTCGGGGATCGAGTGGTTCACCGGCATGAAGTCGAACGCGAACGGCCCGAGCGTCACGTGGCTGCCCGCGGATATCTCGCGCAGCTTGGGGTGCTCGACGCGGTGCTCCTCGAGCTTCCCGCCGACGAGCCCGAGGGTGAGCTTCGTGCCCAGTACGGGCACCTTGCGGTCGAGCTCCCTCAGGAGGTACGGCAGCGCACCCGTGTGGTCCTCGTGACCGTGCGTGATCACGATCCCGCGCAGCTTGTGCTGCCGCTCGACGATGTACCTGAAGTCGGGCAGGATCAGGTCCACGCCCGGGTGGTCCTCGTCGGGGAACATCAGCCCCGCGTCCACGACGACCATGTCGTCGCCGCATTCGA
It encodes:
- a CDS encoding ribonuclease J — protein: MTENGRCLRVIPLGGLDEIGKNMTVIECGDDMVVVDAGLMFPDEDHPGVDLILPDFRYIVERQHKLRGIVITHGHEDHTGALPYLLRELDRKVPVLGTKLTLGLVGGKLEEHRVEHPKLREISAGSHVTLGPFAFDFMPVNHSIPDGVACFIRTPVGNILHSGDFKFDQTPIDGRLTDFGALTRAGKAGVMLLMSDSTGAEGSGYTRPEASIAPTLRRIFAEARQRIIVASFASHIHRVQQVCDAAVESGRKVAVTGRSMINNTAIARELGYLHIDDDDILDAYEAQDLAPEEVVVLSTGSQGEPLSALARMANGDHKAVRIEAGDTVVISASPVPGNEKAVSRVINRLAKAGARVLHKGNADVHVSGHAAAEELKMMLNMVKPTYFVPIHGETRHMQAHAALARSVGVAEENVFVMENGYCLEFDGRGARISEHVDSGVVYVDGLSVGDLGQVVLRDRRLLARDGIATVVIAIDAQNGRVVGEPELVTRGISLGGDGAELMALAQERLAATLRKMESEGVTDHAVVQKAVRESLGQLLWDRVRTRPMIIPVVMEV